A genomic stretch from Telmatocola sphagniphila includes:
- a CDS encoding alpha/beta hydrolase-fold protein — MTRSLSLLGLTFVLAAAGPATAQPRQGPQSYISPEVKDKTVTFRLRAPKAEKVGLSSSDIPGGGQGSRAMKKGEGDLWELTLDVSPGTYRYRIEVDGVPVVDPRNPSTSESFGNTWSLVRVPGAAFMDTADVPHGAVARVIYHSKTTGGNRRAHVYTPPGYETATEKYPVLYLLHGAGDCDDSWTSVGRSADILDNLIAAKMAVPMIVVMPAGHDSKFAGFGRPTGNTTPAALFEDDFAKDLRPHIEKTYRVKTGRADRAIAGLSMGGGQTLSVFLANPNDYSAVGVFSSGIFAGRTPEDWERWEKANKEKLTAVVAAKDGLKVFWLATGKEDFLLDTTKKTVALFEKHKLKPEFQETEGGHTWICWQRYLNEFVPKLFQ, encoded by the coding sequence ATGACCAGATCGCTATCTCTGCTTGGCCTCACGTTTGTCTTGGCGGCGGCAGGCCCTGCGACCGCCCAGCCGCGGCAAGGCCCGCAGTCGTACATATCGCCGGAAGTAAAAGATAAGACGGTGACATTCCGACTCCGTGCCCCCAAAGCCGAGAAGGTAGGGCTGTCAAGTTCCGACATCCCTGGTGGCGGCCAAGGATCGCGGGCGATGAAGAAGGGCGAGGGCGACCTGTGGGAACTCACCCTGGACGTGTCCCCAGGCACTTATCGGTACCGGATCGAAGTGGACGGGGTGCCGGTGGTGGACCCGCGGAACCCTTCGACCAGCGAGTCGTTTGGAAACACTTGGAGCCTGGTTCGCGTGCCGGGCGCGGCGTTTATGGACACCGCCGACGTGCCGCACGGGGCTGTGGCTAGGGTCATTTACCACTCGAAGACGACGGGCGGGAACCGGCGAGCTCACGTCTACACTCCGCCGGGATACGAGACAGCAACCGAGAAATACCCGGTGTTATACCTGCTACACGGGGCCGGCGACTGCGACGATTCTTGGACCTCGGTCGGCCGGTCGGCGGACATTCTTGACAACCTTATAGCGGCCAAGATGGCCGTGCCGATGATCGTTGTAATGCCGGCCGGGCACGACAGCAAGTTCGCCGGGTTCGGTCGGCCGACGGGTAACACCACTCCCGCCGCCCTGTTCGAAGACGACTTCGCGAAGGACCTCCGGCCGCACATCGAGAAGACGTACCGGGTGAAGACAGGCCGCGCAGACCGGGCAATCGCCGGGCTGAGCATGGGCGGCGGGCAGACGCTTTCAGTGTTCCTGGCAAACCCGAACGATTACTCGGCCGTCGGGGTGTTCAGCTCCGGCATCTTCGCGGGCCGGACGCCGGAAGATTGGGAAAGGTGGGAGAAGGCTAACAAGGAGAAATTGACGGCGGTCGTCGCCGCCAAAGACGGGCTGAAGGTGTTCTGGCTAGCCACCGGCAAAGAAGACTTTCTGCTCGACACCACCAAAAAGACCGTTGCCCTATTCGAGAAACACAAACTGAAGCCGGAGTTCCAGGAGACCGAGGGCGGGCACACTTGGATCTGCTGGCAGCGATACCTGAACGAGTTCGTTCCGAAACTCTTTCAGTAA
- a CDS encoding NADP-dependent oxidoreductase: protein MKLWRHHESPESRVLSLEEGERPDPQPGELLIQVHAVGVTPTELLWYPTTHRKSGEARNAAVPGHEFSGRIAAVGDGTETCFKADQEVFGMNDWFAEGATAEFCCTQHSTVVLKPAQLTHVEAASVPIGALTAWQGLFDRARLQSGERVLIHGGSGAVGVFAIQFARQLGAEVLTTASARNREFLTGLGAQRVIDYRTERFEDIAKGIDLVFDTVGGQTLARSWSLLGPGGRLITVAADSEGISDERTQKSFFIVEPNQRQLTAIAEQLASGLLRTVVKSVVSFDHADGAYFDPRNESDGCGKKIISVISHT from the coding sequence ATGAAGCTATGGCGACATCACGAATCACCGGAGTCCCGCGTCTTGTCTCTTGAGGAAGGAGAACGGCCAGATCCCCAACCGGGTGAACTGTTAATCCAAGTCCACGCAGTCGGCGTCACCCCGACGGAACTACTCTGGTATCCAACCACCCATCGCAAATCCGGTGAAGCTCGCAATGCCGCTGTGCCCGGTCACGAGTTCTCCGGTCGCATTGCCGCCGTCGGTGATGGCACCGAGACTTGCTTCAAAGCCGATCAGGAAGTGTTCGGAATGAATGACTGGTTCGCTGAAGGCGCCACTGCGGAATTCTGTTGCACGCAGCATTCCACGGTAGTGCTGAAACCCGCTCAGCTGACTCATGTCGAGGCGGCCTCCGTTCCAATCGGCGCGTTGACGGCTTGGCAAGGACTGTTCGACCGGGCTCGATTGCAGTCGGGCGAGCGCGTGCTCATCCACGGGGGGTCCGGTGCGGTCGGCGTCTTCGCGATTCAGTTTGCCCGGCAATTAGGAGCTGAAGTTTTGACGACTGCCTCCGCGCGGAACAGAGAGTTCCTGACCGGTCTGGGCGCACAACGTGTGATCGACTACAGGACCGAACGGTTCGAGGATATTGCGAAAGGGATCGATCTGGTTTTCGATACAGTCGGCGGTCAGACATTGGCGAGATCTTGGAGCCTACTTGGTCCTGGTGGCCGTCTTATCACTGTCGCAGCCGATAGTGAAGGAATCAGCGACGAGCGTACCCAAAAATCATTTTTCATTGTCGAGCCCAATCAGCGGCAGTTGACCGCCATCGCTGAGCAATTGGCGTCCGGTTTGCTCCGCACTGTCGTTAAAAGCGTCGTGTCATTCGATCATGCGGATGGCGCCTATTTTGATCCACGGAACGAGAGTGATGGCTGCGGCAAAAAGATAATCTCTGTGATTTCCCACACCTGA